In Arachis stenosperma cultivar V10309 chromosome 1, arast.V10309.gnm1.PFL2, whole genome shotgun sequence, one DNA window encodes the following:
- the LOC130940751 gene encoding pathogenesis-related protein 2-like → MAVFTFEDEITSTVPPAKLYNALKDADSITPKIIDDVKSVEIVEGNGGPGTIKKLTIVEGGESKFILHKVEAIDEANYAYNYSVVGGVALPSTAEKITFETKLVEGPNGGSIGKLTLKYHSKGDAKPDEEELKKGKAKGEGLFRAIEGYVLANPALY, encoded by the exons ATGGCCGTCTTCACTTTTGAGGATGAAATCACCTCCACCGTGCCCCCTGCCAAGCTTTACAATGCTTTGAAGGATGCCGACTCCATCACCCCTAAGATTATTGATGACGTCAAGAGTGTTGAAATCGTTGAGGGAAACGGTGGTCCTGGAACCATCAAGAAACTCACCATTGTCGAGG GTGGGGAATCCAAGTTTATCTTGCACAAGGTGGAGGCAATAGATGAGGCCAACTATGCATACAACTACAGCGTTGTTGGAGGAGTGGCTCTGCCTTCCACGGCGGAGAAGATAACATTTGAGACAAAGCTGGTTGAAGGACCCAACGGAGGATCCATTGGGAAGCTGACTCTCAAGTACCACTCCAAAGGAGATGCAAAGCCAGATgaggaagagttgaagaagggtaagGCCAAGGGTGAAGGTCTCTTCAGGGCTATTGAGGGTTACGTCTTGGCCAACCCTGCTCTCTATTGA